The Budorcas taxicolor isolate Tak-1 chromosome 18, Takin1.1, whole genome shotgun sequence genome window below encodes:
- the INAFM1 gene encoding putative transmembrane protein INAFM1 translates to MRGTSCVGGGGESPGGAGLSEGPRGRWLRLAPVCAYFLCVSLAAVLLAVYYGLIWVPTRPPAAPAGPPPSAQSSPCGARAGALPAPAPAAASVSCLLGAPGGPRPQLELPRSRRRRYSDPSRRRRRPSRQTLGKTQEAAGGRGPG, encoded by the coding sequence ATGCGGGGCACGAGCTGCGTGGGCGGCGGCGGCGAGAGCCCGGGTGGCGCAGGGCTGAGCGAGGGCCCGCGGGGCCGTTGGCTGCGCCTAGCCCCGGTCTGCGCCTACTTTCTCTGCGTCTCGTTGGCTGCCGTGTTGCTCGCTGTCTACTACGGTCTCATTTGGGTTCCCACGCGGCCCCCTGCAGCCCCAGCCGGCCCGCCGCCCAGCGCGCAGTCCTCTCCGTGCGGAGCCCGCGCGGGTGCGCTGCCTGCCCCGGCGCCCGCCGCCGCCTCGGTCTCTTGCCTCCTGGGAGCCCCTGGCGGGCCGAGACCCCAGCTCGAGCTGCcgcgcagccgccgccgccgctacAGCGAccccagccgccgccgccgccgcccgagcCGCCAGACGCTGGGGAAGACGCAGGAGGCCGCGGGGGGCCGAGGACCTGGGTAA